One region of Monomorium pharaonis isolate MP-MQ-018 chromosome 11, ASM1337386v2, whole genome shotgun sequence genomic DNA includes:
- the LOC105831169 gene encoding (E3-independent) E2 ubiquitin-conjugating enzyme isoform X1 yields MAAAANVAPENQYFYEDVVYRLDKRGNVVFGIVMENDDLDLSEESTDSEDNLPKRKKGEIRMIWHPSGVEELVNCKKVHLADRTLMPGDVVRRMIKGKDTQRGYCRDVELTACVQVIGTKQVLTDIKSEDLIPLQEFATDMAVCMDSWVGGIRMMHVKLWLVTPDGSHCVINDMDSCVLGQLEEARDSDNDFPHPTEFYPGQSLWGPIHCLEEAQWIQCTKEMKAKRKLKPQKITKVIVEKVETDWIGVRWQCRAYSKDGAWSDQAQPNFVIEGEDLKKVKLLNVFEPSTVQVGNRNFYIIKGNENVITREQWRKQQRDIYQVPKQSPKKTKNPNITVTKLTDDKKKEQKKDKTSDQQPVEENGQSNDVHSQDTISNNVLLLPPQNQRAESSDEWDTEDTGSQSDSASVSSCCSSMSSVGKKKKGPALMTKVLKKKKLRKAKKKVPPVPLVPGTKVVVETLSTNTKANVVWQDGSVEFGIPSTQLYPIHHLDDKEFFPGDFVVDQKEESRMYGVVQSVDHQGRTAKIKWFRTYTSSQNPEPIFLEEREVSVYDLKDHPDFQYRPGTLVIRIANFEGEDAGCTAGQVLDNYPEGRVKVWWIDDHISMCWPQDLYKVGEYDSDEGELWDSSSDSSWETELEDCFIADNDGTEQTELDNIKPKLAAHIEKARIAMSRLEEIFTQNPSLQTTEVMRKLLEVYKDCRYMDKLMGTAFFHECHFQGLLERVREHGRANVAQRMADQVTRLFTPKSEYPEECIDKDDSKKSSNSEDPCAISITEKQQIASTVINESENDNTLNIESNAKKQNEEENVNRLFICPNPNPEDSGLYSAENSKKESGSSESSGEFLISEDVINVPECSSTINGITSPEKTEPNKVKKVPTSLLTSQSIGTSQVCVKLCNLIKAQLVLAHAEVSKRFGLGKMSLSDAEKTSSPRKKQKSEEEERPNEIATDSTCSIEIPPTVYTEGEGFSIEETAPDSHKFKLTMFQPTDLTNFFRTVSKELKLLKSSLPPGVWVKGFEDRIDLYSVMFRGPEKTPYEDGLFLFDFQLSADYPAAPPLCHYISYCSDRLNPNLYEDGKVCVSLLGTWSGRGTEVWTSSSTLLQVIVSIQGLILVSEPYFNEAGFEKQKGSQQGCENSRMYNEMVVLKLVQAQTKLLLHPPPVFKDIIITHFKRHAEKLLQRLELWMEISEQHNNQHPLSPVTPTTFKKISDIDEKVLPEFPLIPASRGFCITLRKTLATFKTVLIKKNIIQRSDDWQDNENTTELLNNITNQCQETSESVDGKATECDGSSNSNSSSNTQENSKKPTLNGNQFKEAISATNSSAAAPSETKKNTSSQNTS; encoded by the exons ATGGCTGCCGCGGCGAACGTCGCACCGGAGAATCAGTACTTCTACGAGGATGTCGTCTACCGGTTGGACAAGCGGGGCAACGTCGTCTTCGGCATCGTCATGGAGAACGACGACCTGGACCTGTCAGAGGAGAGCACCGACAGCGAAGACAATCTGCCGAAGCGCAAGAAGGGCGAGATCCGGATGATCTGGCACCCGTCCGGTGTCGAGGAGTTGGTCAATTGCAAGAAG GTTCATCTGGCCGATAGGACACTCATGCCTGGTGACGTCGTGCGTAGGATGATTAAGGGAAAGGATACACAGAGAGGCTATTGTAGGGATGTGGAGTTAACCGCCTGTGTACAAGTTATTGGTACCAAACAAGTTCTCACAGATATTAAGAGCGAAGATCTAATTCCATTGCAG GAATTTGCGACAGATATGGCGGTGTGCATGGACTCCTGGGTTGGCGGGATTAGAATGATGCACGTCAAATTATGGCTAGTAACACCAGATGGATCTCACTGTGTCATAAACGACATGGATTCCTGTGTGCTAGGACAATTGGAAGAGGCACGAGATAGc gatAATGATTTTCCACATCCGACCGAATTCTATCCTGGTCAGAGTCTGTGGGGTCCGATTCACTGTCTAGAGGAGGCGCAGTGGATACAGTGCACAAAAGAGATGAAAGCGAAGAGGAAATTAAAACcacaaaaaataactaaagtGATTGTGGAAAAGGTGGAGACCGATTGGATAGGCGTGCGTTGGCAGTGCCGGGCTTACTCGAAAGACGGCGCCTGGTCCGATCAGGCGCAGCCAAATTTCGTGATCGAGGGTGAAGATTTGAAAAAAGTGAAATTGTTAAACGTATTCGAACCCTCGACGGTACAAGTCGGCAATcgtaatttttacatcattaAGGGCAACGAAAACGTTATTACACGTGAACAGTGGCGAAAGCAACAGAGGGATATTTATCAAGTTCCTAAACAAAGTCCAAAAAAGACCAAAAATCCAAATATTACAGTGACAAAGTTGACGGACGATAAGAAGAAAGAACAGAAGAAGGATAAAACATCCGATCAGCAACCGGTAGAAGAGAACGGTCAAAGTAACGACGTTCATTCTCAAGATACAATAAGTAACAACGTTTTGCTGCTGCCGCCTCAAAATCAACGCGCTGAAAGTTCAGACGAATGGGATACGGAAGATACGGGTTCGCAAAGTGACTCTGCTTCG GTTTCTAGCTGCTGTTCCAGCATGTCATCAGtgggaaagaaaaagaagggtCCTGCATTGATGACGAAAGTgctgaagaaaaagaaattgcgaaaagcaaaaaagaaagtaCCGCCTGTTCCATTAGTTCCCGGGACTAAAGTAGTCGTAGAAACGTTATCCACTAACACAAAAGCGAATGTGGTGTGGCAAGACGGCTCAGTAGAATttg GCATACCATCGACACAGTTATATCCAATTCATCACCTAGATGATAAGGAATTTTTCCCAGGTGATTTTGTCGTAGATCAGAAAGAAGAATCTAGAATGTATGGTGTTGTACAAAGTGTCGACCATCAAGGCCGTACTGCCAAAATAAAATGGTTCCGTACATATACTTCTAGTCAAAATCCAGA ACCGATTTTTCTGGAGGAGCGTGAGGTGAGCGTTTACGATTTGAAGGATCATCCAGACTTTCAGTACCGACCGGGAACTTTAGTGATCCGAATAGCGAATTTCGAGGGCGAAGACGCCGGATGTACCGCTGGTCAAGTATTAGACAATTATCCAGAAGGACGAGTAAAAGTTTGGTGGATCGATGATCACATTAGCATGTGCTGGCCACAGGATTTGTACAAGGTTGGCGAATACGATAGCGATGAAGGAGAACTGTGGGATTCGTCGTCTGACTCGTCGTGGGAAACAGAACTCGAAGATTGTTTCATCGCGGATAATGATGGTACCGAGCAGACGGAATTGGATAACATAAAGCCGAAATTGGCGGCGCATATCGAGAAAGCTAGAATCGCAATGTCGCGATTAGAAGAGATCTTTACACAAAACCCGTCCCTGCAGACGACTGAAGTGATGAGAAAGCTCCTCGAGGTTTATAAAGATTGCCGTTACATGGATAAACTGATGGGTACTGCATTTTTCCACGAATGCCACTTCCAGGGACTTCTTGAGCGAGTGAGAGAACACGGCAGGGCGAACGTCGCGCAGCGCATGGCGGATCAAGTCACGAGGCTCTTTACGCCGAAATCCGAATACCCGGAAGAATGCATAGATAAAGATGACTCAAAAAAATCGAGCAACAGCGAGGATCCATGCGCGATTAGTATAACGGAGAAGCAGCAAATCGCTAGTACAGTTATCAACGAATCGGAGAACGACAATACACTAAATATTGAAAGCAATGCGAAAAAACAGAATGAGGAGGAGAATGTTAATCGATTATTCATATGTCCCAATCCAAATCCCGAGGATTCCGGATTATACTCGGCAGAAAACTCAAAGAAGGAGTCAGGCTCAAGCGAGTCCAGCGGAGAATTCCTCATAAGCGAGGACGTTATTAACGTACCGGAATGTTCGTCCACGATAAACGGTATAACCTCGCCCGAGAAAACCGAGCCGaataaagtgaaaaaagtGCCGACGAGCCTGCTGACCTCTCAAAGTATCGGCACGTCACAAGTATGCGTCAAACTTTGTAATTTGATAAAAGCACAACTCGTATTGGCGCACGCTGAGGTGTCGAAGAGATTTGGTCTGGGAAAAATGTCACTGTCAGACGCGGAAAAGACCTCGTCCCCGCGGAAAAAGCAGAAGAGCGAGGAGGAAGAACGTCCGAACGAAATTGCGACGGATTCGACCTGTTCCATCGAGATTCCACCAACGGTTTACACTGAAGGCGAGGGTTTCTCCATTGAGGAAACTGCGCCTGATAGTCACAAATTTAAACTGACTATGTTCCAGCCTACCGATCTGACCAACTTTTTCCGTACGGTCTCCAAAGAGTTGAAACTGTTGAAAAGCTCACTCCCGCCAGGTGTTTGGGTGAAGGGATTCGAGGACCGTATAGATCTGTACTCCGTAATGTTCCGTGGTCCTGAGAAGACGCCCTATGAAGACGGACTCTTCCTTTTTGATTTCCAATTATCTGCCGACTATCCGGCTGCACCGCCTCTCTGTcattacatatcttattgcAGCGACCGGCTGAATCCCAATCTATATGAAGATGGAAAGGTATGCGTAAGTCTGCTGGGTACGTGGTCCGGTCGTGGCACGGAAGTGTGGACAAGCTCGTCAACTCTGTTGCAAGTGATAGTCTCGATACAGGGTCTGATCCTTGTGAGTGAGCCGTACTTTAACGAGGCCGGCTTTGAGAAACAGAAGGGCTCGCAACAAGGGTGCGAGAATTCAAGAATGTACAACGAGATGGTGGTGCTGAAGCTGGTGCAAGCCCAAACTAAACTGCTGCTACATCCACCGCCTGTATTTAAGGACATAATCATCACACACTTTAAAAGACACGCTGAGAAGTTGCTGCAAAGATTGGAGTTGTGGATGGAGATATCTGAACAGCATAACAATCAGCATCCACTGTCTCCCGTTACTCCTactacgtttaaaaaaatttcagatatTG ATGAGAAAGTATTACCCGAGTTCCCGCTCATTCCAGCGTCTCGCGGTTTCTGTATAACTCTCCGCAAGACTCTAGCGACGTTCAAAACAGtgctcattaaaaaaaatataatacagagGTCGGATGACTGGCAGGACAATGAAAACACCACggagttattaaataatatcacaaaTCAGTGCCAAGAAACGTCTGAATCTGTTGATGGTAAAGCAACAGAGTGTGACGGGAGTAGTAACAGCAATAGCAGCAGCAATACGCAAGAAAATAGCAAAAAGCCAACCTTAAATGGTAATCAGTTTAAGGAAGCGATTTCCGCAACGAATAGTTCCGCCGCGGCGCCGAgcgaaacgaaaaaaaatacttcgaGCCAAAACACCAGCTAG
- the LOC105831169 gene encoding (E3-independent) E2 ubiquitin-conjugating enzyme UBE2O isoform X2 encodes MAVCMDSWVGGIRMMHVKLWLVTPDGSHCVINDMDSCVLGQLEEARDSDNDFPHPTEFYPGQSLWGPIHCLEEAQWIQCTKEMKAKRKLKPQKITKVIVEKVETDWIGVRWQCRAYSKDGAWSDQAQPNFVIEGEDLKKVKLLNVFEPSTVQVGNRNFYIIKGNENVITREQWRKQQRDIYQVPKQSPKKTKNPNITVTKLTDDKKKEQKKDKTSDQQPVEENGQSNDVHSQDTISNNVLLLPPQNQRAESSDEWDTEDTGSQSDSASVSSCCSSMSSVGKKKKGPALMTKVLKKKKLRKAKKKVPPVPLVPGTKVVVETLSTNTKANVVWQDGSVEFGIPSTQLYPIHHLDDKEFFPGDFVVDQKEESRMYGVVQSVDHQGRTAKIKWFRTYTSSQNPEPIFLEEREVSVYDLKDHPDFQYRPGTLVIRIANFEGEDAGCTAGQVLDNYPEGRVKVWWIDDHISMCWPQDLYKVGEYDSDEGELWDSSSDSSWETELEDCFIADNDGTEQTELDNIKPKLAAHIEKARIAMSRLEEIFTQNPSLQTTEVMRKLLEVYKDCRYMDKLMGTAFFHECHFQGLLERVREHGRANVAQRMADQVTRLFTPKSEYPEECIDKDDSKKSSNSEDPCAISITEKQQIASTVINESENDNTLNIESNAKKQNEEENVNRLFICPNPNPEDSGLYSAENSKKESGSSESSGEFLISEDVINVPECSSTINGITSPEKTEPNKVKKVPTSLLTSQSIGTSQVCVKLCNLIKAQLVLAHAEVSKRFGLGKMSLSDAEKTSSPRKKQKSEEEERPNEIATDSTCSIEIPPTVYTEGEGFSIEETAPDSHKFKLTMFQPTDLTNFFRTVSKELKLLKSSLPPGVWVKGFEDRIDLYSVMFRGPEKTPYEDGLFLFDFQLSADYPAAPPLCHYISYCSDRLNPNLYEDGKVCVSLLGTWSGRGTEVWTSSSTLLQVIVSIQGLILVSEPYFNEAGFEKQKGSQQGCENSRMYNEMVVLKLVQAQTKLLLHPPPVFKDIIITHFKRHAEKLLQRLELWMEISEQHNNQHPLSPVTPTTFKKISDIDEKVLPEFPLIPASRGFCITLRKTLATFKTVLIKKNIIQRSDDWQDNENTTELLNNITNQCQETSESVDGKATECDGSSNSNSSSNTQENSKKPTLNGNQFKEAISATNSSAAAPSETKKNTSSQNTS; translated from the exons ATGGCGGTGTGCATGGACTCCTGGGTTGGCGGGATTAGAATGATGCACGTCAAATTATGGCTAGTAACACCAGATGGATCTCACTGTGTCATAAACGACATGGATTCCTGTGTGCTAGGACAATTGGAAGAGGCACGAGATAGc gatAATGATTTTCCACATCCGACCGAATTCTATCCTGGTCAGAGTCTGTGGGGTCCGATTCACTGTCTAGAGGAGGCGCAGTGGATACAGTGCACAAAAGAGATGAAAGCGAAGAGGAAATTAAAACcacaaaaaataactaaagtGATTGTGGAAAAGGTGGAGACCGATTGGATAGGCGTGCGTTGGCAGTGCCGGGCTTACTCGAAAGACGGCGCCTGGTCCGATCAGGCGCAGCCAAATTTCGTGATCGAGGGTGAAGATTTGAAAAAAGTGAAATTGTTAAACGTATTCGAACCCTCGACGGTACAAGTCGGCAATcgtaatttttacatcattaAGGGCAACGAAAACGTTATTACACGTGAACAGTGGCGAAAGCAACAGAGGGATATTTATCAAGTTCCTAAACAAAGTCCAAAAAAGACCAAAAATCCAAATATTACAGTGACAAAGTTGACGGACGATAAGAAGAAAGAACAGAAGAAGGATAAAACATCCGATCAGCAACCGGTAGAAGAGAACGGTCAAAGTAACGACGTTCATTCTCAAGATACAATAAGTAACAACGTTTTGCTGCTGCCGCCTCAAAATCAACGCGCTGAAAGTTCAGACGAATGGGATACGGAAGATACGGGTTCGCAAAGTGACTCTGCTTCG GTTTCTAGCTGCTGTTCCAGCATGTCATCAGtgggaaagaaaaagaagggtCCTGCATTGATGACGAAAGTgctgaagaaaaagaaattgcgaaaagcaaaaaagaaagtaCCGCCTGTTCCATTAGTTCCCGGGACTAAAGTAGTCGTAGAAACGTTATCCACTAACACAAAAGCGAATGTGGTGTGGCAAGACGGCTCAGTAGAATttg GCATACCATCGACACAGTTATATCCAATTCATCACCTAGATGATAAGGAATTTTTCCCAGGTGATTTTGTCGTAGATCAGAAAGAAGAATCTAGAATGTATGGTGTTGTACAAAGTGTCGACCATCAAGGCCGTACTGCCAAAATAAAATGGTTCCGTACATATACTTCTAGTCAAAATCCAGA ACCGATTTTTCTGGAGGAGCGTGAGGTGAGCGTTTACGATTTGAAGGATCATCCAGACTTTCAGTACCGACCGGGAACTTTAGTGATCCGAATAGCGAATTTCGAGGGCGAAGACGCCGGATGTACCGCTGGTCAAGTATTAGACAATTATCCAGAAGGACGAGTAAAAGTTTGGTGGATCGATGATCACATTAGCATGTGCTGGCCACAGGATTTGTACAAGGTTGGCGAATACGATAGCGATGAAGGAGAACTGTGGGATTCGTCGTCTGACTCGTCGTGGGAAACAGAACTCGAAGATTGTTTCATCGCGGATAATGATGGTACCGAGCAGACGGAATTGGATAACATAAAGCCGAAATTGGCGGCGCATATCGAGAAAGCTAGAATCGCAATGTCGCGATTAGAAGAGATCTTTACACAAAACCCGTCCCTGCAGACGACTGAAGTGATGAGAAAGCTCCTCGAGGTTTATAAAGATTGCCGTTACATGGATAAACTGATGGGTACTGCATTTTTCCACGAATGCCACTTCCAGGGACTTCTTGAGCGAGTGAGAGAACACGGCAGGGCGAACGTCGCGCAGCGCATGGCGGATCAAGTCACGAGGCTCTTTACGCCGAAATCCGAATACCCGGAAGAATGCATAGATAAAGATGACTCAAAAAAATCGAGCAACAGCGAGGATCCATGCGCGATTAGTATAACGGAGAAGCAGCAAATCGCTAGTACAGTTATCAACGAATCGGAGAACGACAATACACTAAATATTGAAAGCAATGCGAAAAAACAGAATGAGGAGGAGAATGTTAATCGATTATTCATATGTCCCAATCCAAATCCCGAGGATTCCGGATTATACTCGGCAGAAAACTCAAAGAAGGAGTCAGGCTCAAGCGAGTCCAGCGGAGAATTCCTCATAAGCGAGGACGTTATTAACGTACCGGAATGTTCGTCCACGATAAACGGTATAACCTCGCCCGAGAAAACCGAGCCGaataaagtgaaaaaagtGCCGACGAGCCTGCTGACCTCTCAAAGTATCGGCACGTCACAAGTATGCGTCAAACTTTGTAATTTGATAAAAGCACAACTCGTATTGGCGCACGCTGAGGTGTCGAAGAGATTTGGTCTGGGAAAAATGTCACTGTCAGACGCGGAAAAGACCTCGTCCCCGCGGAAAAAGCAGAAGAGCGAGGAGGAAGAACGTCCGAACGAAATTGCGACGGATTCGACCTGTTCCATCGAGATTCCACCAACGGTTTACACTGAAGGCGAGGGTTTCTCCATTGAGGAAACTGCGCCTGATAGTCACAAATTTAAACTGACTATGTTCCAGCCTACCGATCTGACCAACTTTTTCCGTACGGTCTCCAAAGAGTTGAAACTGTTGAAAAGCTCACTCCCGCCAGGTGTTTGGGTGAAGGGATTCGAGGACCGTATAGATCTGTACTCCGTAATGTTCCGTGGTCCTGAGAAGACGCCCTATGAAGACGGACTCTTCCTTTTTGATTTCCAATTATCTGCCGACTATCCGGCTGCACCGCCTCTCTGTcattacatatcttattgcAGCGACCGGCTGAATCCCAATCTATATGAAGATGGAAAGGTATGCGTAAGTCTGCTGGGTACGTGGTCCGGTCGTGGCACGGAAGTGTGGACAAGCTCGTCAACTCTGTTGCAAGTGATAGTCTCGATACAGGGTCTGATCCTTGTGAGTGAGCCGTACTTTAACGAGGCCGGCTTTGAGAAACAGAAGGGCTCGCAACAAGGGTGCGAGAATTCAAGAATGTACAACGAGATGGTGGTGCTGAAGCTGGTGCAAGCCCAAACTAAACTGCTGCTACATCCACCGCCTGTATTTAAGGACATAATCATCACACACTTTAAAAGACACGCTGAGAAGTTGCTGCAAAGATTGGAGTTGTGGATGGAGATATCTGAACAGCATAACAATCAGCATCCACTGTCTCCCGTTACTCCTactacgtttaaaaaaatttcagatatTG ATGAGAAAGTATTACCCGAGTTCCCGCTCATTCCAGCGTCTCGCGGTTTCTGTATAACTCTCCGCAAGACTCTAGCGACGTTCAAAACAGtgctcattaaaaaaaatataatacagagGTCGGATGACTGGCAGGACAATGAAAACACCACggagttattaaataatatcacaaaTCAGTGCCAAGAAACGTCTGAATCTGTTGATGGTAAAGCAACAGAGTGTGACGGGAGTAGTAACAGCAATAGCAGCAGCAATACGCAAGAAAATAGCAAAAAGCCAACCTTAAATGGTAATCAGTTTAAGGAAGCGATTTCCGCAACGAATAGTTCCGCCGCGGCGCCGAgcgaaacgaaaaaaaatacttcgaGCCAAAACACCAGCTAG